One Parageobacillus sp. KH3-4 genomic region harbors:
- the qoxD gene encoding cytochrome aa3 quinol oxidase subunit IV: protein MGANHHHETFPWKHVVGFILSLLLTFAALWVALSSGLSTAAVIGIIVILAVIQASLQLFMFMHMTESDSGKIQTINMAYSFFIAIVVVAGSIWTMSFVL from the coding sequence ATGGGTGCAAACCATCACCATGAAACATTTCCTTGGAAACATGTCGTCGGATTTATTCTTTCGCTTTTATTAACGTTCGCGGCGCTATGGGTCGCGCTATCTTCCGGATTATCGACAGCAGCGGTCATCGGCATTATCGTTATTTTGGCGGTGATTCAAGCAAGTTTGCAGCTATTTATGTTTATGCACATGACGGAAAGCGACAGCGGCAAAATTCAAACGATCAATATGGCATATAGCTTTTTTATCGCTATCGTTGTTGTTGCCGGTTCGATTTGGACGATGTCATTCGTGTTGTAA
- the qoxC gene encoding cytochrome aa3 quinol oxidase subunit III, translated as MAEAAHRYDETMPLEYRTQESRLNILGFWIFLGAEVALFATLFATYLVLFQRTGSGPTAKELFEVKDVLIETLLLLTSSFTCGLAVFEMRRNRLSGLLTWLLVTLLLGAGFITFEIREFIHYVHEGATMQTSAFLSSFFVLVGTHGAHVSLGIGWMILIIIQLLQRGLTPRTARKVFIVGLYWHFLDVVWIFIFTLVYLTGMVI; from the coding sequence ATGGCAGAAGCAGCTCACCGCTATGATGAAACGATGCCGCTCGAGTATCGGACGCAAGAAAGCCGTTTAAATATTTTAGGATTTTGGATTTTCCTTGGCGCCGAGGTCGCGTTGTTTGCGACCTTGTTCGCCACATATCTTGTATTGTTCCAACGTACGGGAAGCGGCCCGACGGCGAAAGAGCTATTTGAAGTAAAAGACGTGCTGATCGAGACGTTGCTTCTTTTGACAAGCAGCTTTACATGTGGGCTAGCCGTTTTTGAAATGCGCCGCAACCGCCTTAGCGGTTTATTGACATGGCTGTTGGTGACGCTCCTTTTAGGCGCGGGATTTATTACGTTTGAAATTCGTGAATTTATTCATTACGTGCACGAAGGCGCGACGATGCAAACGAGCGCGTTTCTATCCAGCTTTTTCGTTCTTGTCGGAACGCACGGAGCGCACGTCAGCCTTGGAATTGGCTGGATGATTTTAATTATCATTCAGCTTTTGCAGCGCGGCTTGACGCCAAGAACTGCCCGCAAAGTGTTTATTGTCGGTTTGTACTGGCATTTTCTTGACGTCGTGTGGATTTTTATCTTTACACTAGTTTATTTGACCGGGATGGTGATCTAG
- the qoxB gene encoding cytochrome aa3 quinol oxidase subunit I, with amino-acid sequence MKWSEFFVTGEPLIYAADVAIVLTIIGIVFVLTYFKKWKWLWDEWLTTVDHKKIGIMYIICAVLMLFRGGVDALLMRAQLTVPNMKFLDAQHYNEIFTTHGTIMILFMAMPFLIGLMNIVVPLQIGARDVAFPYLNALSFWLFFFGALLFNISFVIGGSPDAGWTAYFPLASNEFSPGVGNNYYAVALQISGIGTLMTGINFLVTILKMRAPGMTLMRMPMFTWTVLITSVLIIFAFPVFTVALALMTFDRLFDTQFFSMANGGMSMLWANLFWIWGHPEVYIVILPSFGIFSEIVSTFARKRLFGYKAMVGSIVGIAFLSFIVWVHHFFTMGAGPAVNSFFSITTMAIAIPTGVKVFNWLFTLRKGKIRFTTAMLWSLAFIPNFVIGGVTGVMLAMAAADYQYHNSYFLIAHFHYVLIAGTVFACFAGIHYWYPKMFGHLLNERLGKWAFWLFMIGFNICFFPMYFLGLMGMTRRMYTYAAGLGWTPLNVVATVGAALMGIGFIVFCYNIYYSARYGERDMTGDPWDGRTLEWATASPPVHYNFPVVPEVTDLDAYWAMKKNGNGYEVKEEQLEPIHMPSNSGRPFLISIAFFFAGFGLVFKWFTLAIIAAIFIILGLILRSFDDDDGYYISVDEIKRTERLARKGA; translated from the coding sequence ATGAAATGGAGCGAATTTTTCGTTACTGGCGAGCCGCTCATTTACGCGGCGGATGTCGCGATTGTGTTGACCATTATTGGCATTGTTTTTGTGTTGACGTATTTTAAAAAATGGAAATGGCTGTGGGACGAATGGTTAACGACGGTAGACCATAAAAAAATTGGAATCATGTACATTATTTGCGCCGTGCTCATGTTGTTCCGCGGCGGCGTGGACGCGCTGTTGATGCGGGCGCAGCTAACGGTGCCGAACATGAAATTTCTCGACGCGCAGCATTACAACGAAATTTTTACCACGCACGGTACGATTATGATTTTATTTATGGCGATGCCGTTTCTGATCGGATTAATGAACATTGTCGTACCGCTGCAAATCGGGGCGCGCGATGTCGCGTTTCCTTATTTAAATGCGCTAAGCTTCTGGCTTTTTTTCTTCGGCGCACTGCTGTTTAATATTTCGTTTGTTATCGGCGGTTCCCCGGATGCCGGCTGGACGGCGTATTTCCCGCTTGCCAGCAATGAATTTAGCCCGGGCGTCGGAAACAACTATTACGCGGTCGCCTTGCAAATTTCCGGGATTGGAACGCTGATGACCGGAATAAACTTTTTGGTGACGATTTTAAAAATGCGGGCGCCGGGCATGACGCTGATGCGCATGCCGATGTTTACATGGACGGTTTTAATTACAAGCGTGCTGATTATTTTCGCATTTCCGGTGTTTACGGTCGCGTTGGCGTTAATGACGTTTGACCGGTTGTTTGACACGCAATTTTTCTCGATGGCCAACGGCGGCATGTCCATGCTTTGGGCGAACTTGTTCTGGATTTGGGGACATCCGGAAGTGTATATCGTCATTTTGCCGTCTTTCGGGATTTTCTCCGAAATTGTCAGTACATTTGCCCGCAAACGCCTATTTGGTTATAAAGCGATGGTCGGTTCGATCGTTGGTATCGCCTTTTTAAGCTTTATCGTCTGGGTGCACCACTTCTTTACGATGGGCGCTGGCCCGGCGGTGAACTCGTTCTTCTCGATAACAACGATGGCGATTGCGATTCCGACTGGAGTTAAAGTGTTCAACTGGCTATTTACGCTTCGCAAAGGGAAAATTCGTTTTACAACGGCGATGCTTTGGTCGCTGGCGTTTATTCCGAACTTCGTCATCGGCGGGGTTACTGGCGTCATGCTCGCGATGGCAGCGGCAGATTACCAATATCATAACAGTTATTTCTTAATTGCCCATTTCCATTACGTGTTAATTGCCGGAACGGTGTTTGCTTGTTTTGCCGGGATTCATTACTGGTATCCGAAAATGTTCGGCCATCTGTTAAACGAACGTTTAGGAAAATGGGCGTTCTGGCTCTTTATGATCGGATTTAACATTTGCTTCTTCCCGATGTATTTCTTAGGGTTAATGGGAATGACGCGACGCATGTACACATACGCTGCTGGGCTTGGCTGGACGCCGCTCAATGTTGTCGCGACGGTTGGTGCGGCATTAATGGGAATCGGCTTTATCGTATTTTGCTATAACATTTATTACAGCGCGCGTTACGGAGAGCGCGACATGACCGGGGACCCGTGGGACGGCCGCACGTTAGAGTGGGCGACAGCTTCGCCGCCGGTGCATTACAATTTCCCAGTTGTGCCGGAAGTAACGGATTTGGACGCTTATTGGGCTATGAAGAAAAACGGCAATGGGTATGAGGTAAAAGAAGAACAGCTAGAACCAATTCATATGCCAAGCAACTCTGGCCGCCCGTTCTTGATTTCCATCGCGTTTTTCTTCGCGGGATTTGGTCTTGTCTTTAAATGGTTTACGCTGGCGATTATCGCTGCGATCTTCATTATTCTTGGGCTGATTCTCCGCTCGTTTGATGATGATGACGGCTATTACATTAGCGTCGACGAAATCAAGCGCACGGAACGTTTGGCACGGAAGGGGGCGTAA
- the qoxA gene encoding cytochrome aa3 quinol oxidase subunit II: MKHGKQRGRKWFSWLPLSLLLLLSGCSENIVVLNPKGPVAKEQYDLIMWSIGFMLFIIVVVFALFAVVLIRYREKPENADYVPPDEEGNTLLEIVWTAIPIIIVAALAIPTVKSTFALEKPPRHDVKPLTIHVTAANWKWIFSYPEQNIETVNYVNIPEDVPVKFKLTSAGPMNSFWVPELGGQKYAMDGMETQLILQADHPGSYMGRSANFSGKQFAHMEFEVVAQKQDEFDKWVKEVQQTAPKLNKEKYAEILEPGLVGRMTFSNTHLEWVDHAKQNSHHVNDEKNNNRHEGMESDHHEH; the protein is encoded by the coding sequence ATGAAGCATGGAAAGCAGCGGGGACGGAAATGGTTTTCGTGGCTTCCCCTGTCATTGTTGCTTCTTTTAAGCGGTTGTAGCGAAAATATAGTAGTTTTGAATCCGAAAGGACCTGTTGCGAAAGAACAGTATGATTTAATTATGTGGTCGATTGGCTTCATGTTATTCATTATTGTTGTCGTGTTTGCATTGTTTGCGGTTGTGCTCATCCGCTACCGCGAAAAACCGGAAAATGCCGATTATGTGCCACCGGATGAAGAGGGGAATACGCTGTTGGAAATCGTATGGACGGCGATTCCGATTATCATTGTCGCTGCATTGGCGATTCCAACGGTGAAGTCGACATTTGCGCTCGAAAAACCGCCCCGTCATGATGTCAAGCCATTGACGATTCATGTGACGGCGGCAAACTGGAAATGGATTTTCAGCTACCCAGAGCAAAATATTGAAACGGTGAATTATGTCAATATTCCAGAAGATGTTCCAGTAAAGTTTAAACTGACATCTGCTGGCCCGATGAACTCGTTTTGGGTGCCGGAGTTAGGCGGACAAAAATATGCGATGGACGGTATGGAAACGCAATTAATTTTGCAAGCCGACCATCCGGGTTCTTACATGGGGCGAAGCGCGAATTTCTCTGGAAAACAATTTGCCCATATGGAATTTGAAGTCGTCGCGCAAAAACAAGACGAGTTCGATAAATGGGTTAAAGAAGTGCAACAAACGGCGCCAAAGCTAAATAAAGAAAAATACGCAGAAATTTTAGAACCTGGGTTAGTCGGACGGATGACGTTTTCGAATACGCATCTGGAATGGGTAGATCATGCGAAACAAAACAGCCACCATGTAAATGATGAAAAAAATAACAATCGCCATGAGGGCATGGAAAGCGATCACCACGAACATTAA
- a CDS encoding RNA methyltransferase, protein MNEREAKAFIEQLQKEGLLTEEMRLIWEMILPERLKRMYDILQQRTRYVTVLTEAVDDPHNQAAVLRTAEAFGVQDVYVVAGRAPFQPNPLVTRYADKWLTLRQQSNIVTAIKDLQAKGYRVYASYLGEGTIRLCDIDVSQPTALLFGNEHSGVSQEAIRVADATFMIPMYGFVQSFNISVAAALALYDVTERARRQAGERYYLSFQEKKELYEKWMWQTLNPRTRERMKARLGRSF, encoded by the coding sequence ATGAACGAGCGAGAAGCAAAAGCGTTCATTGAACAGCTGCAAAAAGAAGGATTGTTAACGGAAGAAATGCGTCTTATTTGGGAAATGATTTTACCGGAACGGTTAAAACGAATGTATGACATACTCCAACAGCGGACTCGCTATGTTACGGTGTTGACGGAAGCGGTCGATGACCCGCATAACCAAGCGGCCGTATTGCGCACAGCGGAAGCGTTTGGCGTACAGGATGTATATGTAGTGGCAGGGAGAGCACCGTTCCAGCCGAATCCGCTCGTGACGCGGTATGCCGATAAATGGCTGACGCTTCGGCAACAATCGAATATTGTAACAGCGATTAAAGATTTACAAGCAAAAGGCTATCGAGTTTACGCTAGCTATCTCGGCGAAGGAACGATTCGCCTTTGCGACATTGATGTGTCGCAACCGACGGCGCTTCTGTTTGGCAACGAGCATAGCGGCGTGTCGCAAGAGGCGATCCGTGTCGCCGATGCGACGTTTATGATTCCGATGTACGGGTTTGTCCAAAGTTTTAATATATCGGTAGCGGCGGCGCTGGCGCTGTATGATGTAACCGAACGGGCGCGCCGGCAGGCAGGCGAGCGCTACTATTTATCATTTCAAGAGAAAAAGGAGCTATACGAAAAATGGATGTGGCAAACGTTGAATCCGCGCACTCGCGAACGGATGAAGGCGCGGCTCGGCCGTTCTTTTTAG